The DNA region GCCCAAAATAAGGCAAAGCCTAAGCCTTGCCTAAAGGTTAGAATTTATAAGTATAGCCTGTATAAATTCCTATAGTTGTATCTCTTAGCTGAGCTCCGCTATTTTTCTTATAAAAAGTCTTATCAGCTTTTAAGCCAAATTCGATCGCGTTTTGCTCATCAAATGAATAGATTCCGCCCGCTTTTGCGCCAACTAGCAAGCCTTTGAAATTTTTCTTACTTGTTTCGTTATTAAATCTCTCTCTAACGCTTAAGTAGCCAAGACCTGTGTATCCGCCAAGAACGGCTTTAAAATTTTCAGTGATGCTTGGCGTATAATCAACACCACCTAAAAATTTATGCTTACTCCATTTTGCATCTGATTCACCAGCATTTTTCCTAGCTTTAAAGTCATAATAATAACCACCATAAGCTCTATAGCTGTCAAAGTCATAACCGCCATAAAAGCCAAGGCCGTAGTGACCTTTTTTGAAGTTATTTTTCTCACTACTTGCTATGTTTTTTGTTTTGATTTTTGAGTTAAACGAATAATCACCTTCACCACCAACAAATGCACCTTGAGCTAGTGCAGCTGAGCTTACCAAAGCTAAAATCAAGCTTGATTTTACAAGTAAATTTTTCATACCTCTCCTTTAAAAAATTTCTGAGATTTTACATCTAAGCTTTTAATCTATATAAAATTTAAATTTAATAAGAAATTTTATACCAAGTGCCAATTTATTACTAATAGTAAATGTAGTAAGTGTGAGTATTATTAAGAAGATAAGAGCAGAAATACTTAAATTTGGCACAGCTCTAGGGCAAATCCTAAGCCCACAGCCATGCCAAATTTATTAAGTTAAGCCCTAAAAATACACCTTAAATTTCGCTCAAAAGCTTCTGCCCGGCTCATAAAGCCTCGTGCCGTTTGGGATAGTCTCGTAGCCTGCGATACCGCCGCCGTATAGTAAGGCATCGGTATTAAATACGTTTGATGACATGCCCATAGGACTATATTTTATCATTATGTAATCATCCATCTTCGAGACAAAGAAATTCGCGTTTAGCTCGTAATTTTTATCTTTTAGCACGGTGCCAAAGTCAAGCTGAGTGTTTCTTTCTTTATTTAGCTTGAGATTATCGTCTTTATTCGTTTCCCAGTGATCCGGTAACCTTTGCGCGTGACCTAGTCCTGCGTAGAGCGTTAAATTTTGCAGATATTTTTCGTATCTAAAAAAGCCTGAGAATAAATTTTCGCTCCTACTTTTATGCGTTAGTAATTGCTTTCTCTCGCCGACGTCTAGCCTAAGTCCGCCAAAAAGCCCGTAGTCGTTTTCAAGGACGTATTCGTTTTGAGTATATATCGTTTTATACGTTACCTTGCGCTCTTTTACGTGCGGCTTTGATAGGGCGGCGTCCATGTCGGCTTTAGATACGCCGGCTCCGCCCGTTCCGGCGCCTCGCCATTTAAAGGAGTCTTGCGAATAACCGGCGCCAATGAAGCTGGTTAGATTATCGAAATTTAACTCGCCTTCTAGCTTAAAGCCGTACATATCGCGTATCGGGTGACTGATGCTATATCCCTTGCCGCGCCCCGTGCCCGGCACCACCGGACGCATGGTGAAGTTGTCCATTATGTGATCGATTTGATGATAGTACGAGCTTAGCCTGATCTTGTGCTCGCCGACGTCTTGTTCGAATTTTAGTCCAAAAGATTTACGGTCAAACTGCACGCCGTCCCTCATCCTATCGGCATAAGCCGCTTCTCCATTACCCAGATCCGCGCTTAGCTGCAAGGCGGTAGTATCCGTGGGCGTTAGCGTACCTACGAGCGAGACGCTGTTGCGTTTATAGTGCGTATGCATTTTCTGTCCGTCGCCGCTTTTATAATCGCCGCTCTGGTAGTGCCCGCCGGAAATTTCTAAGCTTCCCAACTCGTTGCCCGCCGCTACGTCCGCGGCAGTTTCAAATCTTCTAAAACTACCGCCAAGCACGCTTACGTTTCCTCCGAAGCTCGGTTTTGATAGCCTTGCTATCTCTCTATCGAAAAATATACCGCCGCTAATGAGCGCGCCGTATCTGACATCTTGCGGGCCTTTTACGATGCGAACCGAACTATAATTTTGCGCCGAGATGTAAGTGATGGGCGTATCCATTCGCATACCGCAACCACCGTTTAGCGTGCTACCGTCGATTAGCACCGGCAGCCTAGCCGCCGTCTGTGAGCGGTAATAAACCTCGCTGCCGCCTCCGCCCTTGCGCTCCATCGTAAAGCCGCTCAAATTTAAAAGCGATTTAGCGATGTCGCCGTTTTCTAGTATCGCGCCTTTGCCCACTATTTGAGCCTTTGTCGGTTCGTCAAGAACGGACTTTTGTATCTTTGCGGAAACGGTAACCGGAGCCAAGTCTATCGTTTCCTCAGCACCAAGCATTAAATTTGACACTAAAGCAAATGCTAAAACGTAAGAAATTTTCATGTTTAGTCCTATGAAATTAATATTTAAAATTAAAATTAAAGCAAAAATGAACTTAAACAAAATATTTATATAACATTAATTTTACAATACAGAAATTTGAGTCAAATAGTATTATTTTAGTTGGACTGCATTAAATATATAAAGAAACGATTTTGGTAAATTAAAACCGAAGCGATCTCGGTTTCATTAAAATTTTAGCATTATAAAACCGAGATAAAATTTATAAAATCTCTTTTATGAGTAGCTGCGGGGTAACAAGTCCGCGGAATGAATTTTTTGATATACAAAAGATAATATCTATCATCTCGCCAACTCTAGCGTGTTTTGTAAAGTTAAAAAATAGAGCCTCAAGTGTTTTATTATCCTTTTGCAAGATGAGCTTTAGGTGGTTTTGATCCCTGCCTATAAGTCTTTCATTTTTAACAAGAGCATTTTTTATCTTAAAGACTGGGCGTGGATTTTTCTGTCCGTATGGCTCATAAAATTCTAAAATTTCAAGCAGTTCAAAGTCTATCTCGCTTGGTATTATGTCACCAAGTAGCTCGTCCGAGCTTTTGCAATCTTGCATATTTAGGCATGAGCAGCTTTTATTTATCGCTTCTTTAAATTTCACCAAATTTTCAGGCACAAGCGTAAGTCCAGCCGCTCCTTTGTGACCGCCGTAGCTTGTTAGCAGATCTTCGTGGCTTGCTATAAGAGATAAGATATCAAGCTTACCAATGCTTCTAGCACTACCTTTTGCACGGCCTTTATCGATACTAAAGACGATAGCTGGCTTTGCAAAGTGCTTTGCTAGGCGGCTAGCTACGATACCTATCACGCCCTCGTGCCACTGCTCACCCCAAGTGATGATGACTTCATCGTCTTCTTTTACGTCCTTTAGCGAGCACTCAAAGAGTTGGCGCTCCTCCTCTTTTCTGGAGTTGTTAAATTCAATGATCGTATCAAGGTAGTTGTAAGCCTCTTCGATGCTCTTTGCGCGTAAAAAGTTAAATGAATTCATCGCATCGTCCATGCGTCCGGCTGAGTTTATAAGTGGAGCTATAAGAAAGCTAATATCATCGCACTCAAATTTTTCCTTACCATAAAACTCTTTTATAGCGTGAAATGCGGAACGCTTAGACGCATTTAGCTTACAAATGCCAAGGCGAACAAGCATTCTATTCATATCTCTTAGCTCCATCATGTCAGCGATTATCGCGATAGCTAAAAGCTCTAGAAATTTGCTCATATCGTAATTTAGTCCAAAAACATCCTTTAACGCTCCAACCAAATACCAAGCGACCTCAGCGCCACAAATTTCGATATTTGGGAAGTTGCAGTCTTCTTGTTTTGGGTTAATGATCGCATAAGCTTCTGGGAGAACAGCTGGAGGCATGTGATGATCAGTAATGATAAGATCGATGCCTTTTTCTTTACAGATAATGGCCGCATCGTTTGCAGAGATGCCGTTATCAACGGTGATAATCAGGCTTACATCGGCTGAGAGTTCGTCTATTATCTCAGGATTTAGCCCATATCCATCTTTAAATCTATTTGGAATTTTTACTAGGTAGTCTTTCACGCCAAGATCATCAAAAAACTCAGCCAAAATTACGCTCGAAACAACACCATCAACATCATAATCGCCCACAATGGCTATGCGCTCGTTTTTCTCGATCGCTTCTTTTATGCGATTAGCGCCTTTATAGATATCTTTTAAGGCACTTGGTGTCGGAATTTCACTAATTTTTTTATGTATGTCGTTACAAAATCTATGCGCTAGTAAATTCCTTATATCCTCTTTATTTAGCATGGTTTTGGCAAGAATTTTTAAAGAACTTACCAACTTTATTTAATGCCACTTGTTCACTTAAATTTACACCCATATTGCCAAAAATTTGGCTATAAAAATACTTCTTTTTCATCGCAATCTTTCGTCTTTATTTTGAATGCTTGGATTATATCTTTTTGAAATTTAATTTCTTATAATTTTAAATGAAAGTAAGATTTTAGGGCTCATAGCAAGCTTAAAAGCTTTGTTAAATTGATAGTCTTTACAAATTTAACGCGCCAAAAATAGTAAGCATTAGCAAAAATTTATACAATTAAATTTATAAATTTTTAAATAGTTTATACCATAAAGTTTAAACCATTTTTGTAAAAATTTACTCCAAATTTCTCAAGAACTCCGCGTATTCTCTAGCGTCGCGCTCCAAATCGTCCTGGCTTGATACGTAGTCCACGCCCGGAGTCTCCTCGGCGCCGTAAAATGCAAAAAAGTCGCGGTAATCGGCGTGAAAATAGTATTTAAACGCAAGCTCAAACGGCGTAAGAACCTCGCGCAAGCTAAAATGATAGCGTCCTTGCGGGCAGTAGTCGCTCTTTTTGATGCCTGCGGTCACGGCTAGCGCCACCTTGCGCCCTGCTATACCATCCGAGCCGCGTCCGTAGGCAAAACCATGCGTCATCACCGCGTCGATCCATGATTTTAAAATCGGAGGGCAGGAGAAGTTGTGAAGCGGAAATTGCAAAACGAGGGCGTCGTGGGCTCTGATGAGCTCTTGCTCACGCGCGGTGTCTATGTTGCCGTCCGCGTAAACCTGCGTCAAATCATGAACGCTAAAGCGCTGCGGCTCTTTGAGAGCCTCTTGTAGC from Campylobacter concisus includes:
- the recJ gene encoding single-stranded-DNA-specific exonuclease RecJ, with product MLNKEDIRNLLAHRFCNDIHKKISEIPTPSALKDIYKGANRIKEAIEKNERIAIVGDYDVDGVVSSVILAEFFDDLGVKDYLVKIPNRFKDGYGLNPEIIDELSADVSLIITVDNGISANDAAIICKEKGIDLIITDHHMPPAVLPEAYAIINPKQEDCNFPNIEICGAEVAWYLVGALKDVFGLNYDMSKFLELLAIAIIADMMELRDMNRMLVRLGICKLNASKRSAFHAIKEFYGKEKFECDDISFLIAPLINSAGRMDDAMNSFNFLRAKSIEEAYNYLDTIIEFNNSRKEEERQLFECSLKDVKEDDEVIITWGEQWHEGVIGIVASRLAKHFAKPAIVFSIDKGRAKGSARSIGKLDILSLIASHEDLLTSYGGHKGAAGLTLVPENLVKFKEAINKSCSCLNMQDCKSSDELLGDIIPSEIDFELLEILEFYEPYGQKNPRPVFKIKNALVKNERLIGRDQNHLKLILQKDNKTLEALFFNFTKHARVGEMIDIIFCISKNSFRGLVTPQLLIKEIL
- a CDS encoding NAD(P)H-dependent oxidoreductase — translated: MKTLIILAHPDIQNSVINKRLLQEALKEPQRFSVHDLTQVYADGNIDTAREQELIRAHDALVLQFPLHNFSCPPILKSWIDAVMTHGFAYGRGSDGIAGRKVALAVTAGIKKSDYCPQGRYHFSLREVLTPFELAFKYYFHADYRDFFAFYGAEETPGVDYVSSQDDLERDAREYAEFLRNLE
- a CDS encoding TonB-dependent receptor domain-containing protein — its product is MKISYVLAFALVSNLMLGAEETIDLAPVTVSAKIQKSVLDEPTKAQIVGKGAILENGDIAKSLLNLSGFTMERKGGGGSEVYYRSQTAARLPVLIDGSTLNGGCGMRMDTPITYISAQNYSSVRIVKGPQDVRYGALISGGIFFDREIARLSKPSFGGNVSVLGGSFRRFETAADVAAGNELGSLEISGGHYQSGDYKSGDGQKMHTHYKRNSVSLVGTLTPTDTTALQLSADLGNGEAAYADRMRDGVQFDRKSFGLKFEQDVGEHKIRLSSYYHQIDHIMDNFTMRPVVPGTGRGKGYSISHPIRDMYGFKLEGELNFDNLTSFIGAGYSQDSFKWRGAGTGGAGVSKADMDAALSKPHVKERKVTYKTIYTQNEYVLENDYGLFGGLRLDVGERKQLLTHKSRSENLFSGFFRYEKYLQNLTLYAGLGHAQRLPDHWETNKDDNLKLNKERNTQLDFGTVLKDKNYELNANFFVSKMDDYIMIKYSPMGMSSNVFNTDALLYGGGIAGYETIPNGTRLYEPGRSF